From Brachyspira pilosicoli, a single genomic window includes:
- a CDS encoding ABC transporter substrate-binding protein, with product MLKKIFILSVITAIMAISCNNKTDTASSAELPVIDENTETELEVWGWNVAARALTEMADIFMQKYPKIKVTVQEFGGVQAYEKYGVVLASGKEIPDIMQIESDYVQTYTETYPQRFMDLKNYIDIEGKVDPSKLSTSYDSEGRLVSIPWDSGPVVMFYREDMFKDAGIDPNSIVTYDDFIKAGKQLQEKFPNVKMTGFPYSRDDNLWRCLLVQNEVYFLNAQGEITISSDKAVESISMLKRFIDEGIAMNTVNWDSSIMANKNGDIASYIMGGWWGGTIKDQMPEMKGKWKIMPMPAYTEGGVRASSLGGSDLTITATDPIKQAAAIEFLKQTLMNVDNQIIMYEKYGLFPSYLPAYDDPRFLKSDDYFGDEYNNILANVTKEIPQVIYTTKDYAEIRSVSMSTYEEVLNNNADIKQALENAANQISSSTGRKIAK from the coding sequence ATGCTTAAAAAAATATTTATACTTTCTGTTATTACAGCCATTATGGCAATATCATGTAATAATAAAACTGATACAGCTTCATCAGCAGAGCTTCCTGTAATAGATGAAAATACTGAAACAGAATTAGAAGTGTGGGGCTGGAATGTTGCTGCTCGTGCATTAACAGAAATGGCGGATATATTTATGCAAAAATATCCAAAGATAAAAGTAACCGTTCAAGAATTTGGAGGCGTACAGGCTTATGAAAAATATGGAGTTGTATTAGCATCAGGAAAAGAAATACCAGATATAATGCAAATAGAGAGTGATTATGTTCAGACTTATACTGAAACATATCCTCAAAGATTTATGGATTTAAAAAATTATATAGATATAGAAGGCAAAGTAGACCCTTCAAAACTTTCTACTAGTTATGACAGTGAAGGAAGATTGGTTTCTATACCTTGGGATTCTGGTCCGGTGGTAATGTTTTATAGAGAAGATATGTTTAAAGATGCTGGAATTGACCCTAACTCTATAGTAACTTATGATGATTTTATTAAAGCAGGAAAACAGCTTCAGGAAAAATTTCCTAATGTAAAAATGACAGGTTTCCCATACAGCAGAGATGATAATTTGTGGAGATGTTTATTAGTACAAAATGAAGTATATTTTTTAAACGCTCAAGGAGAAATTACTATTTCATCTGATAAAGCTGTAGAAAGCATATCTATGTTAAAAAGATTTATAGATGAAGGCATAGCTATGAATACAGTAAATTGGGATAGTTCTATAATGGCAAATAAAAACGGAGATATAGCTTCATATATAATGGGCGGCTGGTGGGGCGGCACTATAAAAGACCAAATGCCTGAGATGAAAGGTAAATGGAAAATTATGCCTATGCCAGCATATACTGAAGGAGGAGTTAGAGCTTCTTCTTTGGGTGGTTCTGATTTAACTATTACAGCTACTGACCCTATTAAACAAGCTGCGGCAATAGAATTCCTTAAACAAACATTGATGAATGTTGATAATCAGATTATAATGTATGAGAAATATGGGCTATTCCCGTCATATTTGCCTGCTTATGATGACCCAAGATTTTTGAAGTCTGATGATTATTTCGGAGATGAATATAATAATATTTTAGCAAATGTTACAAAAGAAATACCTCAGGTAATATATACTACAAAAGATTATGCTGAAATTAGAAGTGTTTCTATGAGTACTTATGAAGAGGTGTTGAATAATAATGCTGATATAAAACAAGCCTTAGAAAATGCTGCAAATCAAATAAGCAGTTCTACAGGAAGAAAAATAGCAAAATAA
- a CDS encoding sugar ABC transporter substrate-binding protein, with the protein MAKKKFYSFLLVLVVVFMWACSGNKEAGQTASKLPTIDANTETEITVWGWNVAAKALMETAKVFNEKYPKIKVNVQEFGLAQNVYERYGVILSSGNGVPDVIQIESDYIQTFAETYPQYFFDMKDYITIDGVVDPSKIASSYDSTGKLVSIPWDSGPVVMFYRVDLFKEAGIDPNTIVTFDDYIAAGKKLQAKFPNVYMTGLPFTQDENLYRALLIANKSYYLNDKGEITVASQKAIETLQMIKRLIDEGVAKNVVNWDGSIVANKNGEVASYIIGGWWGGTIKDQMPEMKGKWGIMPIPTVSQDAVRASSSGGAGLSITATDPIKQAAALEFIKESLMNVDNQIMMYEKFSLFPSYLPAYDDERFLKADDYFGDNFNKTLADVTKQIPNVIYNSDDFAEVRNTVVSVYEDVINNNKDIASSLQDAANQISSATGRTIAK; encoded by the coding sequence ATGGCTAAAAAAAAATTTTATAGTTTTTTGTTAGTATTGGTTGTAGTTTTTATGTGGGCTTGTTCTGGCAATAAAGAGGCTGGGCAAACGGCGTCTAAACTTCCAACAATAGATGCTAATACAGAAACAGAGATAACAGTGTGGGGATGGAATGTTGCTGCTAAAGCTTTAATGGAAACAGCAAAGGTGTTCAATGAGAAGTATCCAAAAATAAAAGTAAATGTACAAGAATTTGGATTGGCTCAAAATGTGTACGAAAGGTATGGCGTAATATTGTCTTCAGGAAATGGGGTTCCTGACGTAATTCAGATAGAAAGTGATTATATACAAACTTTTGCTGAAACTTATCCGCAATATTTTTTTGATATGAAAGACTATATAACTATTGACGGGGTAGTGGACCCATCTAAAATTGCTTCAAGTTATGACAGCACAGGTAAATTAGTATCTATACCTTGGGATTCTGGTCCTGTTGTTATGTTCTACAGAGTTGATTTATTTAAAGAAGCAGGAATTGATCCTAATACTATAGTAACTTTCGATGATTATATTGCTGCTGGAAAAAAACTTCAGGCAAAATTTCCTAATGTATATATGACAGGTCTTCCTTTCACTCAGGATGAAAATTTATACAGAGCATTATTAATAGCTAATAAATCATATTATTTAAATGATAAAGGTGAAATAACTGTAGCATCTCAAAAAGCAATAGAAACTCTTCAAATGATAAAAAGACTTATAGATGAGGGTGTTGCTAAAAATGTTGTTAACTGGGACGGTTCTATAGTAGCTAATAAAAACGGTGAAGTTGCTTCATACATAATTGGTGGATGGTGGGGCGGTACTATAAAAGACCAAATGCCTGAAATGAAAGGCAAATGGGGAATTATGCCTATACCAACAGTTAGCCAAGATGCTGTTAGAGCTTCTTCATCTGGAGGTGCTGGACTTTCTATAACTGCTACCGATCCTATTAAACAGGCTGCTGCTTTAGAGTTTATAAAAGAGAGTTTAATGAATGTGGATAATCAAATTATGATGTATGAAAAATTTAGCTTATTCCCTTCTTATCTTCCTGCTTATGATGATGAAAGATTCTTAAAAGCTGATGATTATTTCGGAGATAATTTCAATAAAACATTGGCTGATGTAACTAAGCAAATACCTAATGTTATATATAATTCTGATGACTTTGCTGAAGTTAGAAATACTGTTGTAAGTGTTTATGAAGATGTTATAAATAATAATAAAGATATAGCTTCTTCATTACAAGATGCAGCAAATCAAATAAGTTCTGCTACAGGAAGAACTATAGCTAAATAA
- a CDS encoding BspA family leucine-rich repeat surface protein, producing MKKYKPTTKTELKKLVFTDGIKLYDVDTSLITDMSKLFYESKRKDFEGIEDWDVSNVTNMDMMFAYMGYNMLVRYSPIDFDQDLSNWNVSKVRSMNNMFAYCSNFDQPLDNWDVSNVEDMAFMFCGAKEFNQPLNSWNTSKVKNMRGMFQECEFFNQPLNKWDTSNVEDMSNMFIRAKRFNQPLNTWNINKVKDLSSMFAYCDAFNQNINDWDVSNVTNMDSLFRQCEKLNQPFDKWDTSNVVNMEKTFFSCMKFNQPLNSWNVSNVENMDMMFYMAQSFNQPLDKWNTQKLITAAGLFRFAYKYDCYESLENWNLDNLQEVGTFCDDEEKLHTRLKVYMQVFYPKENYITITNNNAKEIYNLILKDKNKKIVKLRKKIESDFREELSISEDNFATIEDAENYIKNNYKEDKRLKFINKSNVLIKDKSREVNIKVIKYIYSEYLSLSNIIRLKRIDDIVNLLDIETFVKQIKEFYLENKGDAACLIYGIYGGDEALKDIYELKFDSNFFLSLIKLNIKHKYALKLLYEIYTTTKKKDIKKEASKIIDEVLEKMNISYSEFKLKCMPNLGFNSKGEREFNKDYKLILNSDYSLSFFDIKNNKILKSTPKKINEDLKEEIKNLEKEIHKFMRANSYLLSIILIDGEIYSYDLFREYFIDNFSMNKFASTLIWNLYDKDKKIITTFRYLGEDKYVDSENKEIKIDADNFVGLASPVEMDDKTVNEWIKHLKDYQLSQPLEQLALVKLDKKNLQKEIKKLSIIEGTYGTFKDFAKRYEMYIHDKFGDTITYTFQSNDDDIFSMSADIDEDIEHDDMIEIKLSFENQNYNKISSRFIYTFLVFIIFSFKLTDLF from the coding sequence ATGAAAAAATATAAACCAACAACAAAAACAGAATTAAAAAAATTAGTATTTACTGATGGTATAAAACTTTATGATGTTGATACAAGTCTTATCACAGATATGAGTAAACTTTTTTATGAAAGTAAAAGAAAAGATTTTGAAGGCATAGAAGATTGGGATGTTTCTAATGTTACAAATATGGATATGATGTTTGCATATATGGGCTATAATATGCTTGTAAGATACTCACCTATAGATTTTGATCAGGATTTAAGTAATTGGAATGTATCTAAAGTAAGAAGTATGAATAATATGTTTGCTTATTGTTCTAATTTTGATCAGCCTTTGGATAATTGGGACGTTTCTAATGTTGAAGATATGGCTTTTATGTTTTGCGGTGCCAAAGAGTTTAATCAGCCTTTAAATAGCTGGAACACATCAAAAGTTAAAAATATGAGAGGAATGTTTCAGGAATGTGAATTTTTTAATCAGCCTTTGAATAAATGGGATACTTCTAATGTTGAAGATATGTCTAATATGTTTATTAGGGCAAAAAGATTTAATCAGCCTTTAAATACTTGGAATATAAATAAAGTTAAAGATTTATCAAGTATGTTTGCATATTGTGATGCTTTTAATCAGAATATTAATGATTGGGACGTTTCTAATGTTACAAATATGGATTCTTTGTTTAGGCAATGCGAAAAATTAAATCAGCCTTTTGATAAATGGGACACTTCTAATGTTGTAAACATGGAAAAGACATTTTTCTCATGCATGAAATTTAATCAGCCTTTAAATAGTTGGAATGTATCTAATGTAGAAAATATGGATATGATGTTTTATATGGCACAAAGTTTTAATCAGCCTCTTGATAAATGGAATACGCAAAAATTAATAACTGCAGCGGGACTATTTAGATTTGCTTATAAGTATGATTGTTATGAATCTTTAGAAAATTGGAATTTAGATAATTTGCAGGAAGTTGGTACTTTTTGCGATGATGAGGAAAAATTACATACAAGACTTAAAGTATATATGCAAGTTTTTTATCCTAAAGAAAATTATATAACTATAACAAATAATAATGCAAAAGAAATATATAATTTAATACTTAAAGATAAAAATAAAAAAATTGTAAAATTAAGAAAAAAAATTGAAAGTGATTTTAGAGAAGAGCTTTCAATTTCTGAAGATAATTTTGCAACTATAGAAGATGCAGAAAATTATATAAAAAATAATTATAAAGAAGATAAGAGACTTAAGTTTATAAATAAAAGTAATGTTTTAATAAAAGATAAATCAAGAGAAGTAAATATTAAAGTTATAAAGTATATATATTCAGAGTATTTATCTTTGAGTAATATTATAAGGCTGAAAAGAATTGATGATATAGTAAACTTGCTTGATATAGAAACATTCGTAAAACAAATTAAAGAGTTTTATTTAGAAAATAAAGGAGATGCTGCTTGTTTAATTTATGGGATATATGGTGGAGATGAAGCTTTAAAAGATATATATGAATTAAAATTCGATTCTAATTTTTTTCTTTCACTAATAAAACTTAATATCAAACATAAATATGCTCTAAAATTGTTATATGAAATATATACTACTACAAAGAAAAAAGATATAAAAAAAGAAGCTTCTAAAATTATTGATGAAGTGCTTGAAAAAATGAATATTAGCTATAGTGAGTTTAAATTAAAGTGTATGCCAAATTTGGGATTTAATTCTAAAGGTGAAAGAGAGTTTAATAAAGATTATAAATTAATTTTAAATAGTGATTATTCTTTAAGTTTTTTTGATATAAAAAATAATAAAATATTAAAAAGCACACCTAAAAAAATTAATGAAGATTTAAAAGAAGAAATAAAAAATTTAGAAAAAGAAATACATAAGTTTATGAGGGCAAATTCTTATCTTTTAAGCATCATATTAATAGACGGGGAAATATATAGTTATGATTTATTTAGAGAATATTTTATTGATAATTTTTCAATGAACAAATTTGCATCGACTTTAATATGGAACTTATATGATAAAGACAAAAAAATTATAACAACATTTAGATATTTAGGCGAAGATAAATATGTAGATTCTGAAAATAAAGAAATAAAAATTGATGCTGATAATTTTGTTGGTTTAGCAAGCCCTGTAGAAATGGACGATAAAACTGTAAATGAATGGATAAAGCATCTTAAAGATTATCAGTTATCGCAGCCTTTAGAGCAATTAGCATTAGTTAAATTAGATAAGAAGAACTTGCAAAAAGAAATAAAGAAATTATCAATCATAGAGGGGACTTACGGAACTTTTAAGGATTTTGCAAAAAGATATGAGATGTATATTCATGATAAGTTTGGAGATACTATAACATATACATTTCAATCAAATGATGATGATATATTTTCAATGTCAGCAGATATTGATGAAGATATTGAACATGATGATATGATAGAAATTAAACTTAGTTTTGAAAACCAAAATTACAATAAAATTAGCAGCAGATTTATTTATACATTTTTAGTATTTATAATTTTCAGTTTTAAGCTTACAGATTTATTTTAA
- a CDS encoding BspA family leucine-rich repeat surface protein, giving the protein MKKYKPTTKEELKRLVFTNNGIKLSDIDTSLITDMSDLFNKSERKDFEGIEEWDTSNVENMAYMFAYMDYNVLGQYSMTEFNSNLNNWNVSKVKNMIYMFACCTYFNQPLNKWDVSNVENMSGMFLGAKKFNQPLNNWNVSKVKDMSDMFHNCEAFNKPLDKWDVSNVKDMSNMFNVALKFNQNINNWNVSNVEDLSKTFRYCKAFDQPLNDWDVSNVKNMQHIFSDCENFNQPLDKWDTSNVESMEFAFRACGKFNQPLNSWNMSKVTNIEHMFAFTEEFNQPLDKWDTRNVISVMLLFAYARKFDHYESLANWNLDSLQAISIICDDKDIDKLPTRIQVYRQAFFPKADIISITKFNVKEIYELIADDKNKKVVRLKKRLETDFSSELSYVTNDYNFKTIEKAEKYAERNYNTKKYDKKFEFIKNCHVLIKDKSREVNINLIKYIYSEYLSLKKTIKRLEKIDNMVNLLDLKSFVNFTKEIYLKNQDEDITAFVYAMYGGDKALEKISELIYTIESKNLLTMISFNIESRYAQSLLYRIYINTNKSAIRKEAAKMINELLEKMNIGYTEFRLRCTPNFGFNSKGEKILNKNYKLIVNNDYSLSLFDIKNNKELKKVPQNIDEKLKEEIKELGKEAETFINYSSHILNIMLIDGDILSYDLFKEVFTDNYLMNKFSSGLIWNLYDKDKNFITTFIYTNDGNYSNCENKKVKINTDNFISLATPIEMDEDTITKWKKLLEDNGLSQPINQFTSIKLNKDNLKKEIKKIKNIDTSYGAFKAFAKKYDMHTNDADNDTITYTFTANNGDIFTMSAKIDEDIEYDDLVNITIDFKKAKKEISNRFVYTFLVFIILDFRLTDLF; this is encoded by the coding sequence ATGAAAAAATATAAACCAACAACAAAAGAAGAATTAAAAAGATTAGTATTCACCAACAACGGTATAAAACTTAGTGATATTGATACAAGTCTTATTACAGATATGAGCGACCTTTTTAATAAAAGTGAAAGAAAAGATTTTGAAGGCATAGAAGAGTGGGATACTTCTAATGTTGAGAATATGGCTTATATGTTTGCATATATGGACTACAATGTTTTGGGACAATATTCAATGACAGAGTTTAATTCTAATTTAAATAATTGGAATGTATCAAAAGTGAAAAACATGATTTATATGTTTGCTTGTTGTACATATTTTAATCAGCCTTTAAATAAATGGGACGTTTCAAATGTGGAAAATATGTCTGGCATGTTTTTGGGTGCTAAAAAGTTTAATCAGCCTTTAAATAATTGGAATGTATCTAAAGTGAAAGATATGAGCGATATGTTTCATAACTGTGAAGCATTTAATAAACCTTTGGACAAATGGGATGTTTCTAATGTTAAAGATATGTCTAATATGTTTAATGTGGCTTTGAAATTTAATCAGAATATAAATAATTGGAATGTATCTAATGTTGAAGATTTATCAAAGACGTTTCGTTATTGTAAAGCTTTTGATCAGCCTCTTAATGATTGGGACGTATCTAATGTGAAAAATATGCAACATATATTTTCGGACTGTGAAAATTTTAATCAGCCTTTAGATAAATGGGATACTTCTAATGTTGAAAGTATGGAATTTGCATTTAGAGCATGCGGTAAATTTAATCAGCCTTTAAATAGCTGGAATATGTCTAAAGTAACAAATATAGAGCATATGTTTGCTTTTACAGAAGAATTTAATCAGCCTCTTGATAAATGGGATACAAGAAATGTCATTAGTGTAATGTTGTTGTTTGCCTATGCACGCAAGTTTGATCATTATGAATCTTTAGCAAATTGGAATTTAGACAGTTTACAAGCTATAAGTATAATTTGTGATGATAAGGATATAGATAAATTACCTACAAGAATTCAAGTATATAGGCAGGCATTTTTTCCTAAGGCCGACATTATAAGTATAACAAAATTTAATGTTAAAGAAATATATGAGCTTATTGCAGATGATAAAAATAAAAAAGTTGTAAGATTGAAAAAAAGACTTGAAACTGATTTCTCATCAGAGCTTTCGTATGTTACAAATGATTATAATTTCAAAACTATAGAAAAAGCAGAAAAATATGCTGAAAGAAATTACAATACTAAAAAATATGATAAGAAATTTGAGTTTATAAAGAATTGTCATGTATTAATAAAAGATAAATCAAGAGAAGTAAATATCAATCTCATAAAATATATATATTCAGAATATTTGTCTTTAAAGAAAACTATTAAAAGATTAGAAAAAATTGATAATATGGTTAATTTGCTTGATTTAAAATCATTTGTGAATTTTACTAAAGAGATTTATTTAAAAAATCAAGATGAAGATATTACTGCTTTTGTTTATGCTATGTATGGAGGAGATAAAGCTTTAGAGAAAATATCAGAATTAATTTATACTATTGAATCAAAAAATCTCCTTACAATGATAAGCTTCAATATAGAAAGCAGATACGCACAGAGTTTATTATATAGAATATATATAAATACAAATAAAAGTGCAATTCGTAAAGAAGCAGCAAAAATGATTAATGAATTACTTGAAAAAATGAATATTGGCTATACTGAATTTAGATTAAGATGTACTCCTAATTTTGGATTTAATTCTAAAGGTGAAAAAATATTAAATAAAAATTATAAATTAATTGTTAACAATGATTATTCTTTAAGTTTATTTGATATAAAAAATAATAAAGAATTAAAAAAAGTACCTCAAAATATTGATGAGAAATTAAAAGAAGAAATAAAAGAATTAGGAAAAGAAGCAGAGACGTTTATTAATTATAGTTCGCATATTTTAAATATTATGTTAATAGATGGTGATATATTAAGCTACGATTTATTTAAAGAAGTTTTTACTGACAATTATTTAATGAATAAATTTAGTTCTGGTTTAATATGGAACTTATATGACAAAGATAAGAACTTTATAACAACTTTTATATATACAAATGATGGAAACTATTCAAACTGTGAAAATAAAAAAGTAAAAATTAATACTGATAATTTTATAAGTTTGGCAACCCCTATAGAAATGGACGAGGATACTATAACTAAATGGAAAAAACTGCTCGAAGATAATGGATTATCACAGCCTATAAATCAATTTACATCTATAAAATTAAATAAAGATAATCTAAAAAAAGAAATAAAGAAAATAAAAAATATAGATACAAGCTACGGAGCTTTTAAGGCATTTGCTAAAAAATATGATATGCATACCAATGATGCAGATAATGATACTATAACATATACATTTACAGCAAATAATGGGGATATTTTTACTATGTCTGCAAAAATTGATGAAGACATTGAATATGATGATTTGGTAAATATTACTATTGATTTTAAAAAAGCTAAAAAGGAAATAAGCAATAGATTTGTTTATACTTTTTTAGTATTTATAATTTTGGATTTTAGATTAACAGATTTATTTTAA